GCCCTCCAGCTAACATCCCCTCGGAGCCAGGGCAGGCAGAACACACAAGAACCAGCTGCTGCTGGGGGAAGAAGGTATGCCAAATGCCAGGCCCTGTCCCCCACAGGACTCGTGGATGGACATGGTGTGGCCACCATGCAACACGTGCCACTAGCCAGCTTGGTTTTTTCCCGGACCACAGACCATCTGTGGACCATGGGAGCCTGGCACTGCAAGCATGGCTAATGCACAGGTTCCTCTCTCTGCAGGAGTCTGCAACAGGGCCCCTGACTTCCTCTCCCCATCTGGACACCAGGCGCTGGGGTCTGCCCTAGGCAGTGCGGTCACTCTGAACTGCACCGCCTCGGTGGTCTCTGGgccccactgccccctgccctcagTCCAGTGGCTGAAAGATGGGCTGCTGCTGGGCAGTGGAAGACACCATGCCCTCCATGAGGACTCCTGGTAAGAGAGGAGGGTGTCCAGGGTCAGGTAACCACGCTGGATACACCCATGGCCTGTGGCCTCTCTGACCTACACCCTGGTCTACAACTACCTGGACACGGGCTGGGGAGTGACTGCCCAGATGTGACACGAGCAGACTGCCACTCTGGATGCAGACTAACCATCAGTGACTGCAGGAATAGATGGCCCCTTAGACACCTTGTGGTCCACTCAGGGCCATGAGTGCCAGCAGGGGTCAGAGGACCCCCAGGACCCATATGCAGGATTAGGGTAACTATCTCCAAACAGATCCACACCCCCTTGATTCTGGCCATTTCTCTTAGCTTATGGCCCAAGGACTGCCTAGGAGGCCCAAATTTGCAGCCTCTTTGGATGAGTCCCAGACAGATGGGGCTAAGGGGCATCCAGTGATGCTCTCGGGCCccaggtgagggggtggggcctGGTTTCCCCAGGGTCAAGGCCAACTTGTCAGAGGTGCTTGTGTCCAGTGTCCTGGGGGTCAACCTGACCAGTGCGGAGGACTTTGGGACCTTCACCTGCTCCATCCAGAACGTCAGCTCCTCCTCCTTTACTCTTTGGAGAGCTGGTGAGGGGGGTTCACTGGGGTAGAGGGtaggagggaggcctgggaagcCTTTAGGCCTGGAGGGTGCTGGGGTGGTCAGAGGCTCAGGCTGTAGCTctgtccccaggcccagctggaCATGTGGCTGCGGTGCTGGCTTCACTCCTAGTCCTGCTGGTCCTGCTCCTGACAGCTCTGCTGTATGTGAAGTGTCGACTCAATGTATTGCTCTGGTACCAAGACACGTACGGGGAGGTGGAGATGAACGGTGCGTGGGTCCCAGATGGACGGGGATGAGGAGTCAGCCACGGGGCCTCCCTGGGCTCAGGTCTGGGTTGGGGGGGGTTGCCCCCAACAAACGTGAGCAGCTCTGGAGGTGGGGTCAAGGGGGCATCCATCCCTGGAGGGCTCTGGCGAGCACGGAGTCCAGGAAACGGGTGTCTCCATGCAGCCCAGGAAGGCACAGGGCTGGCGGAAGGGGGACACGGTATCCCGGTTCCTGGGCTCCACTTGGAATCCCGTGTGAGGGAGGGGTCTAGGCACGACTGGGGCCGGGGAATCTGCTGGATCTGCGTCTGGGGCGCAGACCTGGCCCTTGCTGCACACTGGGAGAGGATTAGGGGACCCCGAGGGTGGCGGGCCCAGGCCTGGAAAGCGGCCGCGCTGACCCGCCGCCGCCCGCAGATGGGAAGCTCTACGACGCCTACATCTCCTACAGCGACAGCCCCGAGGACCGGAAGTTCGTGAACTTCATCCTGAAGCCGCAGCTGGAGCGGCGTCGGGGTTACAAGCTCTTCCTGGATGATCGCGACCTCCTGCCGCGCGCGGGTACCGAggcgccccgcccccaccccaggcccggGCCTCGCCCCGTCTAGGGCCCCGCCCAGCGCCTGCCTACGCTCCTGTTCCCGCAGAGCCGTCCGCCGACCTCCTGGTGAACCTGAGCCGCTGCCGGCGCCTCGTCGTGGTGCTGTCGGACGCCTTCCTGGGCCGGGCCTGGTGCAGCCACAGCTTCCGGTGGGTCCCGCGCGGGGTTGGGTGGGCCCCAGCCGCGCCCCCCCTGACGTCCCTCCCCCGCAGGGAGGGCCTGTGCCGACTGCTGGAGCTCACGCGTAAACCCATCTTCATCACCTTCGAGGGCCAGCGGCGAGACCCGGCGCACCCCGCGCTTCGCCTGCTGCGCCAGCACCGCCATCTGGTGACCCTGCTGCTCTGGAGGCCCGGCTCCGTGGTGcggagaggcggggaggggggttGTGGATAGAACCCCATGGGCGGGGGTTCTGTGGCCAGGTGCCCAGAGGAGGGACCCTGCTTGAAGGTCCCTGGAGCCAGGTGAATGCGCGCTGCGAGGTGTACTCTGGGGCTAAGGAGGCCAGGGGCTTCCAGCGTTGGGAACCCCCATGTGTTTATACACGCTGTGTTTACACACGCTGATTGCCCCACCCTGGCCGCCAGATGCCTTCCTCCGATTTTTGGAAAGAGCTACAGCTGGCACTGCCGCGGAAGGTGCAGTACAGAGCGATGGAGGGAGACCCCCAGACCCGGCTGCAGGATGACAAAGACCCCATGCTGATTGTGGGAAGCCGGGTCCCGGAAGGTCGGAGCCTGGACCCAGAGCTGGACCCTGACCCCGAGGGGGACCTGGGTATGCCCACCCCTGACCCTGGGAAGCTCAGCCTTGGTTGGAGGAGGACTGCATaaggtggaggagctgggaaaGGTGTCCATGAGGTGGGGACTGCCCCCTGCAGCCGAGCACCTCTGGCTGCCTCTTTCCATGGAGGAGGTTGagcccagggcctgcctgggAACTTCTGGGACCTCAAATGCTACCAtgcaggaggggcagcagggagtgACTGGCAGGAGGCAGGCTGTGAGCAGCCCAGCCTCAGGCCTGGCGGTACCCCCTCCCCAGGTGTACGAGGACCTGTCTTTGGGGAGCCATCAGCTCCACCGCACGCAAGTGGGGTCTCACTTGGAGAAGGCCGCGGCAGTGAGGTGGATATCTCGGATCTCGGCTCCAGAAACTACAGTGCCCGCACGGACTTCTACTGTCTGGTGTCAGAGGAAGACGTGTAGTCCGGGCTGGAGCAGCAGGACCACCAGGGACAGctaggggcagggcagggtggctTTTTCCCCTAGTTTAGCAGGACCACGAGCCCCATCTACCTGTGGCCCTGGGACCTCGGGGAAAGGGAGTGACTCCAGTCTTGTGCCACAAATAAAGTCCTTTTGAATCTTACCCGGGTCTtggtctctcctctcctggggcaggaagcaggcgTCCAGTGTCTTGGGCAGAGCACCCCTCACTTCTGTCTCAGGCCCTCCAGGGCCCTGGACCCCTCCCTTTTCTCACCACATGGCCACTCGGTCACCAAATCTGGCCAACCACACAAACCCACTCTCTCCCCGTCCTCCTCTACCCTGACCCAGCCAGACACATCTTTTGCAGTGGCTTCCTCAGGTTTCCCTGCTTGGGGGAGTGATATCTCCAGTCTCACTCCCCTCCAGACAGACCCTGGGGGGGCAGGCCCCTAGAGACTTCAGATTCTAAACTTTGCAGAAGAAGCCTTTGGTTGTAAAAATATCAGTGGGAGGTTCACAACCAAATGGCCTAACTTggtgagatggggagggggcccaGCACCTACTGGACCCCAAGCCTCAGACAGACAGCATGAGTCCTGTCGGGGCACCCCCAGGCCCAgtgaggcagggcagagaggtgTTGGGTGCATGTGCCACAtgagcccagcccagcagggcagCACCAAAGCCAGCAGCAGTTCCAGTTGTCCCAGGAGCGGTCATTGCTCTGCTCGCGAGGTCCCCAGCTCTGCTGCACCAGTGCTTCACTTGGGCTGaggctgccactgctgctgccctGTCTCCTCCACTCTTTGGCCTCCCACTGCTGGACACGccctcctccctgtcctgggTCTCCTGACACGGAGACGCCTGTGTGTGGGCTCAGGGCGGGTGTCCTCAGGGGTGGGCATGGTTGTGCTGGAGGACACTGCTGAATCCTTGGATCCAACCCCCAGGTCTGGCCAGCCCAAGAAGCACGCAGGGCTGTGGCTGCTGTGTTCACGGCCACTTTTATTCCCAGCGCTGGTTGTCCCAAGGCCCTCCTGGGCCAcagccagccccacctctgccagTCACCTGGCCACGACCCCACGCATCAGATCAGCCTCAagccctgccccactccctgccctgcagaAGCCAAGTCCCTAGCCACaagcccctgtcccctcccccatggCCCATGCCTTCAAGTCGCACATGGATGGGGCTCCGTTGAGAGGCCCCTGGGCCATCATCAACCTTCTCAAGCTGGCTGGCGAGCAGCCCTGAGCTGAGCCCGTCCCTCGGAGGCCGGGTCACGTTCCGTCCTCCTTCTCCAAGGAAGGCCTTGCCTACGGGCCCAGGAAGTCCTCCTTTCGGTAGCCCTTCTGCAGTGGAGAGGGAACCCAGGGTCAGGATGTGCTGCCCTGCACCCGTCCGCCCCAGTGTGCTGGAAGCAGAACCCTGGTCTCCCCGGTCTCCGGTGCCACACGGGCTTCCGCGTCCCTCCCCGCCGTCCCCGGCCCCCACCCTGCGCTTGGGGCCTGCCCATCCTGGACTGCGGACATACCGCCCGGAAGTCTCGGTGGAGCTTGCTGTACTGCCACAGGTtggccaggaggctggaggccGCCCTCGAGGACTTCTCACTgtcggggctgggggcagggggcaggggtcaGCAGGGCAACGGGCATGGCCAGAgatggggtgggctggggcacCCTGGGCCGGGTGTGAGGTTGGGCCCTGACCTGTCCCGCATCTTCTTGAGGAAGACCAGCTTGCGGAGTCCATCGAAGTAAAGCAGGTCCCGGGCGGCGACTGGACTGGCCACCACCAGGTTGTTGAGCACGGCTATGATGTTCACGAGCACGTCAGCCGGAGGGCACTTCTCACCCACGCTGCCAGGCAGCTTCTCGATCAGGTGACTCACCACCTTGGTGGCTGCCAGGAGGTGGGAAGGTCAGGCTCTACCGCCCCCCCAGCCACCTCGGCACCTTCCATGCCTGTCTGTCCACCGGCTCTGGCTTCCCAGAAGCTGCCCAATGGGCAGCAGCAAAGTCCAGGGGTGAGCCCAGCCAGGCAGGGTGAGGCAAAACCCTGGCTCCGGGACAGCCAGACTCACACATCTCATCCTTGTTCCTGGCGTTCCGAGACAGGTTTCGGATGAGGCCAGTCAGTGAGCGCAGCTGGTGGTGGTCAGCGGTCCGAACTCGGTCCAGCAGCGGGTTCAGGATGCGCTCCTGCTCCAGAGCCAGCCGGCTCAGCACGCCTGCCCACTGCAGGTGAGAAAGGGGCTGGTGAGCACAGGTGCCGGCCCTCAAGGCCCCAACCTCCCTGGCACCTCCCTTAAGCCCAGCGCAGACCTTGAATCCTCACAGGCCCCTGGGCCTGTCTGGGATGCTGACCTCATGCTTCTTGCTGCCCCTCAGAGTCCCCTGCCTTCTCGTCCCGCCTGCTCTGCCCGGAGGTCGGCACCCtccactgcctcctgcctcctttcctccctcgCTCTGAAGTTCTGGCTCCCCTTACAGACTGTAAACTCCCGGAGAGAGGGCTCCTGTCTCCTGTTCACCCCTCGTATCCCCGACCCGTGGGCAGGTGTGGGTCAGGCCAGGCACAGCCCTGTGGTGCCCAGGACACCTGCCGGGTGTCCGCAGGGGCCCTCACCCTGCGGTCGCCCGCAGTGATGTTCTGCAGTGCCCCAGCGGCCGCCTCGGTGGTGTGCCGGTTGAGCTCGCAACGCTGCAGCAGCCGGTTGTACAGCCCCACGATCTGGGGGCTCCACAGCCACTCAAGGCCCTTGGGGTCCTTAGACACCTCGGCAAAGGTGAGCGCATCAGCCATGAGGGGCAGCtgggagaagagggcagagggtcAGCTGCGGGCAGGCCAGCACCTCTGCTCCCACCAACCCAGGCCCACTCCCACCTCTCGGAGCCGCCGGCTCTGCGGAGTGAAGCAGCCCACCACCTCGCCGGGCGGCGCCCCCACCACGTCCCGGCGGCCCCGGCCCTCCAGCCGCTGCAGGGCAGATGGCGGCATCTCGTCATACAGGCGGTAGGACAGGTTCCTCAGCACGCACACAGCATTCTCCACGCTCTGCAGAGGGCGGGCAGCAGTTAGAGCAGGCTGGAGCCCCTCAGGCCCCCAGGCACTGGCCGACCCTCACCTTGTCCTCACACTTGCCCACGTCCAGGGCGTGGTTGATATAGGTGACCAGGGCATCCACCAGCCCGTGGCACTCACGCATCTTTTGACGAGTGGCCTGGGAGGCTGAGCTGAGGTTCCTGTGGGTGGAGGCAGATCAGAGACCGCCACAGGGACCCCAGGCAGAGCTCACCTCCcacagggacccccccccccaaacagcCACAGGGGCCCAAAACCAAGGGCTGAGATCCTGAGCACcaaccctctccttcccctgagctgggccctgccccaggcaccTCTTGCTCCTAGTCCTGGGATGGGGGGGACACGGCGGCCCTGACCCCTCTGCCTGCCCATCCCCAACCCTCTCCTCAAAGTGCCCGGGGGCGGAGAGAGGTTATAAATGTCAGACCAAGTCCCTGATGTAAGGAAACCTCAGCCTGTGAACCCAGAGTCTGTCGACATCTGACTGGGGGACACACCTGATGGCCTGATCCCCTCCTGCATCAGCACTCTGCCTCGCTTGTCTGTCCACATCTCCCAGCCCGCGGCCACCTCCGCCATGTCATTCAGACCTCAGACCCAAAGGCCCCTTCTCgggcctcccccaccccgcccagcgCACCTGAGGAAGCCCGTGGCGTTGTAGAAGATCTCGGCCTCTGAGGCGTTCTGCTGGATGAGGGGGGGTCCCCCAGCCCCCGAGAGGGGGCTCAGCACCAGGTCTGTGAGCTGTTCCAACGTGTCTCGGGCCAGGCGGTCCTTCAGGTGGTCACTGGAGGACAAGTTCCACAGGATCCCTGCGGCAGGGGGCCAAGTCCGTGGTCAGGGGCAGCCCACCAGCCCCTCTGGCTCTTCCAGGGATGGTGGGGAGGAGGCTCCTGACCTCTCTCTCCCTGGGCCCCGCCTGGCACTTCCAGCCTCACCCAAGAGCCTCGATGGGGAGAGCCTGAGTGTGACCTGCAGGGTCACGGGGCTGcaacagagcagagaggacacTTGGGGACAcggggcctggggtctggggtgcAAGGTCAGCTCCAAAGAGACAAGCCCCAGAAACAGCGGTGGGGACCCAGGGAAGAGGCAGGCGGGGCGGCGCGGGGTGGCCGGGCGGTGGGGCCCAGGGCCACCTGTGACGTTCTTGCGCAGCTCGTCGTCCTGCTCGCGCAGCGTGCGCAGCAGCTCGAAGATGCCGTTCTCTTCCACCAGGGCCAGCTTGTTGTCCGCGCTGTCATACACGAGGTTGCGCATGGCGCCCGTGGCATGGCGCTGCACCTCCTGGTTGGCGTGGTTGAAGAGCTTCACCAGCCTGGGCACGGCCTGAAGGCTGCGGGCCTGCAGGCACAGGCATGCAGGTGTCAGCACGCGTGCAAGGGTGGACGCGCACGGGTGTATGCAGGTGGATGTGTGTACGTGCATGCAGGCTTATGTAAATGATGCAGGTGTGTAGACGTGTGCCAGTGTATGTAGGCGTGTACGGATGCTGTGAACATGTGCACTTGTATAGCGCTTGTACACTGATGTGTGGACGTTACCCCAGTGCACGCAGGCACGTGCAGACGTGCGGATGTAAGCAGGTGTGTGGGGATACATGCAGGTGTGTGCAGACATACACAAGTCACTCCCTCCTGCCTGTCCTCTGCTGAGGAGGCTCTGAGCAGGACCAGGTCTGCCCAGTCAGCTTGGGGATCTGCAAGGGGTGGTCAGGGACTGGAGGGCAGTGAGCGAAGGGGGGCCAATGCAGGGTGTCCCCAGGCCGGGGGCCACGGGCAGCAGGGTGGTCACCTGCTTCTTGGCCGTCGCGTCACTGTAGCACTTGTGTTGGATGTAGGCCGCTCCCAGCACCTGCAGGTTGGGGTCTGAAGCCATGAGGTACTTGACTGCTGAGGGCAGGTCAATGTCATCAAAGCTGCAGAGACAGGCGGCAGGTGTCAGGCTGACCCAGGGATGGACTAGGGTCACGGCAGAAGCCCCTCCCAGAGCCAGGCCCAGCTCACCCGCTGCTGAGCCTCTGCAGTGTGCGGTGGCTACCGTAGCTGTCCAGCGCACGCATGTCCGGCAGGTGGCCCGAGTCagccaggctgaggctgaggctgcgCACGGATGGCGCCCGGGTCACAGGCTCCAGGACGGCCCCCGGCGGCCCCCCAGGCCCCGCACGGCTGCGGTGGCTGCTCTGGAATCGCTGCAGGGTTCGCATGGCGGGGGCACGGATGGTCCGGCTGGGTGGTCCCTCGGTGGGCTCCGGCCAATCCAGACCCCCAGCCTGGCCAGAGCTGGAGCTGGCATGGCGTTCataggcaaaggacctgtacgcGGAGGCAGCGGACGGCTCCAGCTGCTCGGACACCACACTGTAGCGGTCATCcgggcccccggcccccagcctcAGGGAGCGCAGGGACAAGGTGTCATAATCCACCCGGCTCCCCACCCTGCCACGCTCGTGGAAGGACACGGGCCGGGTGGGCATTGGTGCAGCAGGCTGGGCAGCCCCGTACCCGGCAGCCCCAAAGGCACTGCCCCCATTGTGGGCAGAGCTCAGCCTCCGACTGGAGCTCAGGTCCACGGCTGAACGGGAGGACCAGGAAGCAGGGCTGTAGGTAGGTTTGGCGATGGGCCGGAAGGTCTGCGGGTAGGCGGGGGGGGAGGGATGGACAGTGAGGGGTGCGGCGGCTCTCCTGGCGCCAGTCCCCTCCTCCTGACCCTGAAGCCCTCAGCCTACCCCAGAACCCCCCTCATGTGACCCTTTGGGCTGGAAAGGGTGTCACTCACCGAGGTGGTGTCCCCACTCAGGCCCTGGGAGCGGGAGCTGAAGCCAGCCTGCAGGGTGTGGTACCCGGCCCGGGACCCACCTGTGGACAGGGACAGCGGAGCCTGGCTGGGCTGATGGCCAAGTGCTGGCCTCCTGACTCCTCTCTGACCCTGAGGCCTGGCAGGGAGGTTGGGTGGACTCCAGGGCCAGGTGCCAGTGTCTCTGCCATTGCCTCATTGTACCCTGCCAGCCGTGTTTGCTCCCTCCCTGAGGCTGCCTGGGGAGTGTGCCAGGGACTCCTACATTAGCTCTCAGCCCTGCCAGGGTACAGtgcctggctgcctcccccaggaagccaCCCTGACCTCCTGTGAGCCCGTCCAGTGCTGTGGTCACCCCAGAGTGATGCCACACTCACCGAGGACACAAGTCTCCCTGGACTGGTGCCCTGAGGGGCAGTCCCTTGACCCACCTGGCAGAGCCACACCCGCCCCCAGCCACACACAGACTGAGGGCTCTGGCGCCAGCCTGACTACCTGGTGAGTGGACGGacgagtgggtgggtggagggtggagagatGGGGGGAGGGCGAGTTGGACCATtggaaggatgggtgggtggatgaacAGACTGCTAGGTGAAGGGATAACTAAGCTGGGAGGATGGCGAGCTGGTGAAGGGACAACTGAACAAGTATGTGTCAGATGCAGAATGGACGGGTGGGTGGGCTGTGCTTGGTCAGGCGCACTGGAAGAGCTGGGCAAGGGTCAAACCAAGGTAGAGCAGTGGCAACAGGCTGGGGTGGCATCGCCTGGGCGATGCCCGGGGTTGGGTCTTTAAACCTGGAGGGAGTTCCTGGGGGTGGTTAGCCTCTGCCAGAGTCCTGCTGGGGCCACACCTGGAGGAGGAAGAGTCCCCTCTCCCCAAAGGCCAGGGGACAGTGACCTGGCTGATGGGACTCAGGGTGGGGGTGAAGGGAAGAGGGGCCTtggcccctcccccaacctctgccCCACATCGGTCTAGGGGGACTCCCCAACCCAGCATGCTCCCCAGACCCGCCCTGGTTAATGAGGCTTCTGGGCAGGGGCTATTAACCCTTTGACGCTAGCGAGGCTGAGCCTGGGGGGGCACGCCCCGTGCCTGGGGaccttacccccacccccaaattataATCCTCTTTTCCCTAATTGGCAGGGTAGCCAGGGTGGTAATTaacccctccctgctccctcctctacCTCATGACCCCTGGGCACCCAACTTGGCCATAAGCAAGGCTGAAGCCTAGGGAGGGGGGTACCCAGGAATCCAGGCTGCCCTGACGACCCTGGCTGACCCTCCTTCCTCTGACCAGAGGCTGGAGGCCAGGACTGTGGGGGCCCTCCAATCATCTTGTGAACAACTTAGACCCGAGGTCTTGGCCTGTGACTTCCTGGAAGGTTCATCTTACCACCTAACATTGATCCCTGTTGCTGCAGCCTGGAAGGGAGGAAATGGCCCTTCTAGAGCCAGTGCCCAGAACTCGCTGCATCCGTGGGATCCTTCAACActcatgcacgcacacacactcacacgtacTCACACATTcatcacacacatgcacgcacacgcatGCATGCACCGGGGGATTGGGATTCCTACACGGGGGGCTGCCTGGCACGAGGGGCAGTCCCCCAGCCGCTGCTCTCACAGAGATTATGTGGGTCACTCCAACAGGTCCCTCCACTGCAATTCCCTGGGGAGACCCTGGCCCAGACAGGCGGGTGGCTCTGGGCCAGGAgccccagaccccacccctcaTCTTTCTGTCTGCTCATTCccatgggggctgggggcagggtgagggtggaggaaCACTATAGCCTGGGTGTCCGTGTCTCAGTGTGTTTGTGTCTCTGTGGGACTGATGTGTCTCTGCGTGTCTCTGAGGCCGTGTGTGAGCCCGTGTCATGGGGGCCTGGacgtgtgtgtgttctgtgtttATCGGCAGAGATGGGCCTGGCTGGCGCGCCATGTGCTGCGCCGCCGGTTGTCCCCCAACTGGGGGCCGGGACTCAGGGCCAAGGGGCAGGTGAGGCCGGACCAGGCTTGCAGGGAGGACCCAGGGGACCccgctgggaggtgggaggccccACCTATGGCTTCTCCCACGCCCGCTGGGGCGGGGCGGTGACTCAAGGCATGGCCTCGGTGAGTCAGGGAGCTGAGCCCAGAGTCGGCTGCACCACGGCCTCTGGCCCTCGCACCACCACACCCGCTGGGGCCACTCTGGCCGCCACCGCCCGCTGCCCACCCTGCCCGTATCCGCCTACCTCCTCTGGCTGCCTCGGCGGCCCCCTCAGGCTCGGCGGCCCCATTGGGCCGTGGCTGCTGGCCCAGCTGCAGGAGGCGAGCGCGGACCTGCTCCTGGACCCGGGCCACCCGCAACCGCTCAGCCTCTGGCCCGTCTGCGCCCCGGCGGTCCAGCTGCAGGTCGGAGGGCAGTGCCAGGGAGCACACGCCGGCCTCGGGCTGCAGGGCCGACAGCAGGAAGTTACCGTCCTGCATGGCGGCTGGCACGCGGGGCTGGGTCCACCTGGCCTGGGCCCGGCAGCCGCCTCCAGCCCGGGCTGTCTCCGCCGTCTCTTCTGTGCGGCCCTGTCCCTGAAGTCCCCTCCCCGCTGGCCTCGCCCAGGGCTGGCCTAGAGACAGACACCCGCCCAGCCCTGAGCTCAGCTAGGGGCGGGGACACCTgggccaggtgggagggaggggccgctGCCTGCTGGAATTTGGGCGGAAGAACAGGCCCTGCATGTTCCCCTCCTTTCGCCCGACCCAGGAGACGGGCAGAGGGGTCCAGGCCCTTTGTTCACAGCCAGCAAAGGCCATAGCAAGTCCTCTGAGCCCGCTGTCCTGAGTGTTAGGGAAGGGCCTAGAGAGGCCCCTGGGGAGCCTATGGCTGCCCCCTCTGGAAATCTGAGGGTGGGCCTCCCCCTCCCTGAGGAGCTGGGGGCTCCAGGTAACTCCACGGACCAGGCGGCCCAACCGTGAGGCTGGAATGAGGCCTAGacgggggcaggtgggggcaggggtggtgcgGCTTCAAGTCAGTGGTAGTGGACAGGCTTGAAGGTAAAGGAATTGAGTGGAGCTTTAGGGTGGAAGGGGGCTCTGGGGGCCCTTGTCCAGGTCCTTGGTGCCCGAGAGACCCCGGAAGTGTGAGGCTCACCCCCAGGCTCGTGACCTTCCAGATCTCCTCCTGTAGACCCCAGAAaccaccccccaccgcccccctcTGCAGAGGCCTCCAAAGGACTGGCTTGGCCCTCTCTGGAGCCCCTCCTGTGCTCCTGCCCCccagggtgtgggggtgggaaaCCGTTCCCAACACTGAGTCAGGGCTCAGCTCAGCAGGGGCAGGCAGGACTGCCCCCGGGGGCTGACTCAGAGGGCCCTCCCGCACTGGCTCGGGGCGCAGGACCTGGTATGTGCAGGGAAGAGCCTGGGAGTCTGAGAGAGCAGGACGAGGAGGGGTTGGAGcagtgtggggagtggggggcgtAGGGTCAGAGATGGGGGGAGGCCCAGGCATGGTGGGGCTTGCCCCCTCAGCTGGACCAGCCTACTGCAAGGCCTCCGGGGTAGGCCTGGCATGGATCCAGGACAAGCC
This Camelus ferus isolate YT-003-E chromosome 10, BCGSAC_Cfer_1.0, whole genome shotgun sequence DNA region includes the following protein-coding sequences:
- the SIGIRR gene encoding single Ig IL-1-related receptor isoform X4, producing the protein MANAQVPLSAGVCNRAPDFLSPSGHQALGSALGSAVTLNCTASVVSGPHCPLPSVQWLKDGLLLGSGRHHALHEDSWVKANLSEVLVSSVLGVNLTSAEDFGTFTCSIQNVSSSSFTLWRAGPAGHVAAVLASLLVLLVLLLTALLYVKCRLNVLLWYQDTYGEVEMNDGKLYDAYISYSDSPEDRKFVNFILKPQLERRRGYKLFLDDRDLLPRAEPSADLLVNLSRCRRLVVVLSDAFLGRAWCSHSFREGLCRLLELTRKPIFITFEGQRRDPAHPALRLLRQHRHLVTLLLWRPGSVMPSSDFWKELQLALPRKVQYRAMEGDPQTRLQDDKDPMLIVGSRVPEGRSLDPELDPDPEGDLGVRGPVFGEPSAPPHASGVSLGEGRGSEVDISDLGSRNYSARTDFYCLVSEEDV
- the SIGIRR gene encoding single Ig IL-1-related receptor isoform X6; this encodes MGCCWAVEDTMPSMRTPGPAGHVAAVLASLLVLLVLLLTALLYVKCRLNVLLWYQDTYGEVEMNDGKLYDAYISYSDSPEDRKFVNFILKPQLERRRGYKLFLDDRDLLPRAEPSADLLVNLSRCRRLVVVLSDAFLGRAWCSHSFRWVPRGVGWAPAAPPLTSLPRREGLCRLLELTRKPIFITFEGQRRDPAHPALRLLRQHRHLVTLLLWRPGSVMPSSDFWKELQLALPRKVQYRAMEGDPQTRLQDDKDPMLIVGSRVPEGRSLDPELDPDPEGDLGVRGPVFGEPSAPPHASGVSLGEGRGSEVDISDLGSRNYSARTDFYCLVSEEDV
- the SIGIRR gene encoding single Ig IL-1-related receptor isoform X5, which codes for MAGVCNRAPDFLSPSGHQALGSALGSAVTLNCTASVVSGPHCPLPSVQWLKDGLLLGSGRHHALHEDSWVKANLSEVLVSSVLGVNLTSAEDFGTFTCSIQNVSSSSFTLWRAGPAGHVAAVLASLLVLLVLLLTALLYVKCRLNVLLWYQDTYGEVEMNDGKLYDAYISYSDSPEDRKFVNFILKPQLERRRGYKLFLDDRDLLPRAEPSADLLVNLSRCRRLVVVLSDAFLGRAWCSHSFREGLCRLLELTRKPIFITFEGQRRDPAHPALRLLRQHRHLVTLLLWRPGSVMPSSDFWKELQLALPRKVQYRAMEGDPQTRLQDDKDPMLIVGSRVPEGRSLDPELDPDPEGDLGVRGPVFGEPSAPPHASGVSLGEGRGSEVDISDLGSRNYSARTDFYCLVSEEDV
- the SIGIRR gene encoding single Ig IL-1-related receptor isoform X3 → MANAQVPLSAGVCNRAPDFLSPSGHQALGSALGSAVTLNCTASVVSGPHCPLPSVQWLKDGLLLGSGRHHALHEDSCVLGVNLTSAEDFGTFTCSIQNVSSSSFTLWRAGPAGHVAAVLASLLVLLVLLLTALLYVKCRLNVLLWYQDTYGEVEMNDGKLYDAYISYSDSPEDRKFVNFILKPQLERRRGYKLFLDDRDLLPRAEPSADLLVNLSRCRRLVVVLSDAFLGRAWCSHSFRWVPRGVGWAPAAPPLTSLPRREGLCRLLELTRKPIFITFEGQRRDPAHPALRLLRQHRHLVTLLLWRPGSVMPSSDFWKELQLALPRKVQYRAMEGDPQTRLQDDKDPMLIVGSRVPEGRSLDPELDPDPEGDLGVRGPVFGEPSAPPHASGVSLGEGRGSEVDISDLGSRNYSARTDFYCLVSEEDV
- the SIGIRR gene encoding single Ig IL-1-related receptor isoform X1, giving the protein MANAQVPLSAGVCNRAPDFLSPSGHQALGSALGSAVTLNCTASVVSGPHCPLPSVQWLKDGLLLGSGRHHALHEDSWVKANLSEVLVSSVLGVNLTSAEDFGTFTCSIQNVSSSSFTLWRAGPAGHVAAVLASLLVLLVLLLTALLYVKCRLNVLLWYQDTYGEVEMNDGKLYDAYISYSDSPEDRKFVNFILKPQLERRRGYKLFLDDRDLLPRAEPSADLLVNLSRCRRLVVVLSDAFLGRAWCSHSFRWVPRGVGWAPAAPPLTSLPRREGLCRLLELTRKPIFITFEGQRRDPAHPALRLLRQHRHLVTLLLWRPGSVMPSSDFWKELQLALPRKVQYRAMEGDPQTRLQDDKDPMLIVGSRVPEGRSLDPELDPDPEGDLGVRGPVFGEPSAPPHASGVSLGEGRGSEVDISDLGSRNYSARTDFYCLVSEEDV
- the SIGIRR gene encoding single Ig IL-1-related receptor isoform X2 — translated: MAGVCNRAPDFLSPSGHQALGSALGSAVTLNCTASVVSGPHCPLPSVQWLKDGLLLGSGRHHALHEDSWVKANLSEVLVSSVLGVNLTSAEDFGTFTCSIQNVSSSSFTLWRAGPAGHVAAVLASLLVLLVLLLTALLYVKCRLNVLLWYQDTYGEVEMNDGKLYDAYISYSDSPEDRKFVNFILKPQLERRRGYKLFLDDRDLLPRAEPSADLLVNLSRCRRLVVVLSDAFLGRAWCSHSFRWVPRGVGWAPAAPPLTSLPRREGLCRLLELTRKPIFITFEGQRRDPAHPALRLLRQHRHLVTLLLWRPGSVMPSSDFWKELQLALPRKVQYRAMEGDPQTRLQDDKDPMLIVGSRVPEGRSLDPELDPDPEGDLGVRGPVFGEPSAPPHASGVSLGEGRGSEVDISDLGSRNYSARTDFYCLVSEEDV